The genomic interval TCATATAGATTTTGAATCGGATGCAGTTGCATTGGAAGGCGGAATTTCCATCACAGATTTAAGATCGAAAAAGGACCGTGGGCTGGCGATAGATGTAATGGGAAAAGGGGCGGCAAAAATTGTATCAAAACTGGTTGCGGAACGATCGGTAAAAGCGGCGATTGGCATGGGTGGGGGCGGAGGCACATATATTGCACTTTCCGCCATGCAGGAAATCCCGTTTGGAATACCCAAATTATGCCTGACTACATTGGCAGCAAAGGATTTATCCCGTCAGATCGGAAATAAGGATATCACATTAATGCCGTCAGTTGTAGACGTGGCCGGACTTAACAGTATTATTAAAGTGCTGGTTGAACAGGCAGCGGCCTCCATTTGTGCAATGTCCAATGTAGTAGTTGCAGGTAATGAGCATAAAAGAGGAAGTATTGCAATTAGTATGTTTGGCAATACAACAGCCTGCGTGGATAAATGTACAGAATTATTAAAAAACCAGGGTTACGAAGTGCTTGCTTTTCATGCTACCGGCGTAGGAGGGAAAGCGATGGAAGCATTAATCAGAGAAGGTTTTTTTGATGCGGTTCTGGACGTTACAACGACTGAACTGGCGGATGATCTTTGTGGGGGGATTTGCAGTGCCGGGCCTGAGCGGCTGAGTGCTGCCACAGAAATGGGAATTCCACAAGTTGTTGTGCCGGGTTGCCTGGATATGGTAAACTTTGCTCATTTGGATACAATACCAGTTCAATATAAGGACAGGGACCTATATAGCTGGGCCCCTGATGTAACTTTAATGCGAACTAACGAAGAAGAAAACGAAGTGTTGGGAAAAATGCTTTCTCAGAAAATTAACAGATCGGCCGCTCCGGTTAGCGTTGTTTTACCATTAAAAGGAATATCCCAGATAGATGCAGCCGGAGGAATATTTTATCATCCGGAAATTGACCAGGTTTTGTTTGAATCAATAAAGAAGTATGTGAATGAAAAAATAAATGTTATAGAAGTGGATGCTCACATCAATGATGTCGAATTTGCGGAAACACTGGTAAAGACATTACTTGAACTCATGCAAACAACGAAAGTGGGATTCATTAAAAATGGGAGAGGATAAAAAGCCGGAATACGACTTTGCCAAGTTGAACCAGAATTGATAGATATCATTAAGGATTTAGTATATAGGGAGTTACAATCTTATAATTCGTCATTTCTTAATGATTTATTTAAATTAAACTAAAAAAAGATTCAATATTATTATGCCAAATCAATGGACAGGTAAGGGAAATCCTTATACAAAGCAGGAAGTAAGAGATCGTTTGCAAGCTACGTTAGATCAGGGAAAAGCAATTATTGCAGCTGGTGCAGGTACAGGTATCAGCGCTAAATTTATAGAAAAAGGTGGCGCAGACTTAATCATCATTTACAATTCCGGCCGTTTCAGAATGGCTGGCCATGGCTCCTCCGCCGGTTTAATGGCTTATGGAGATGCTAATGCCGAAGCAATGGATATTGGTGAGTTTGAAGTTTTGCCTGTGGTGGAAGAAATACCTGTAATATGTGGCGTACACGGTTCAGACCCACGGCGCAGAATGTGGCATCACCTGCTGAAAGTTAAAGAGATGGGTTTTTCAGGGGTGAATAATTTCCCGACACATTCTATAGTTGACGGACATTTCCGGCAGGTTTTGGAAGAAACCGGAATGGGTTTTAGTAAAGAGGTAGAAATGATCCGTATTGCTTCCAAAATGGATTTGTTCACTATTGTTTACGTTGCCAAACCGGAAGAAGCAAGACAAATGGCGGAGGCAGGAGCTGATGCAATTATTGCGCATGTAGGAACTACCGTCGGAGGATCTATCGGAGTTGTAGATGCAAGCTGTACTATGGAAGATGCAATGGAAAGGACACAAAAAATCATTGAAGCTGCAAGAGAAGTAAATCCGGATATATTTTTTCTGGCACACGGTGGCCCGATTAATACGCCTGACGATGTTAAAATAGTTTTGGACGGCACGGATGCACACGGATTTGTAGGTGCATCCTCGTTGGAACGTATGGGGGTTGAAAAGTCCTTAACCGATTTAACTATGACCTTTAAATCTCTTACGATCAGGGATAAATCACAGGATTAAAAGAATTTTAAAAGCACGCTTATAAATAGAAAAAGGGCTTTGGCTCTTTTTCTATTTATTTTTTAAACCAATTTGTTAAAGAACTTTAATCACAAAATTCTTCGTCGCTTCTGCAAGCATCGCTATTTTAACAAATTTGAAATCAGTATTTAACATAAGGTTTTTAATCACGTTTGCTTTACCCTTGTCGAAACATTTTTTTCAAGTATTTCTAATGTATTCACAGCTTTGTCTTTTAAGATTGATGGT from Dyadobacter sp. NIV53 carries:
- a CDS encoding Tm-1-like ATP-binding domain-containing protein, with the translated sequence MMSSTGPYILMLGCFDTKGEIFAYLRDCILTTGERIIAINTGVMGTTDRFHIDFESDAVALEGGISITDLRSKKDRGLAIDVMGKGAAKIVSKLVAERSVKAAIGMGGGGGTYIALSAMQEIPFGIPKLCLTTLAAKDLSRQIGNKDITLMPSVVDVAGLNSIIKVLVEQAAASICAMSNVVVAGNEHKRGSIAISMFGNTTACVDKCTELLKNQGYEVLAFHATGVGGKAMEALIREGFFDAVLDVTTTELADDLCGGICSAGPERLSAATEMGIPQVVVPGCLDMVNFAHLDTIPVQYKDRDLYSWAPDVTLMRTNEEENEVLGKMLSQKINRSAAPVSVVLPLKGISQIDAAGGIFYHPEIDQVLFESIKKYVNEKINVIEVDAHINDVEFAETLVKTLLELMQTTKVGFIKNGRG
- a CDS encoding phosphoenolpyruvate hydrolase family protein, whose amino-acid sequence is MPNQWTGKGNPYTKQEVRDRLQATLDQGKAIIAAGAGTGISAKFIEKGGADLIIIYNSGRFRMAGHGSSAGLMAYGDANAEAMDIGEFEVLPVVEEIPVICGVHGSDPRRRMWHHLLKVKEMGFSGVNNFPTHSIVDGHFRQVLEETGMGFSKEVEMIRIASKMDLFTIVYVAKPEEARQMAEAGADAIIAHVGTTVGGSIGVVDASCTMEDAMERTQKIIEAAREVNPDIFFLAHGGPINTPDDVKIVLDGTDAHGFVGASSLERMGVEKSLTDLTMTFKSLTIRDKSQD